A stretch of the Vidua chalybeata isolate OUT-0048 chromosome Z, bVidCha1 merged haplotype, whole genome shotgun sequence genome encodes the following:
- the NANS gene encoding sialic acid synthase isoform X1, producing MPREFELCPGRRVGGDQPCFIIAEIGQNHQGDLDIAKRMIRMVKLVLQDCGADCAKFQKSELEYKFNKKALERPYTSKHSWGKTYGEHKRHLEFSHDQYRELKKYAEEIGIFFTASGMDEMAVEFLHELDVPFFKVGSGDTNNFPYLEKTAKKGRPMVISSGMQSMNTMHQVYQIVKPINPNFCFLQCTSAYPLQPEDVNLRVISAYQSAFPDIPIGYSGHETGIAISVAAVAMGAKVLERHVTLDKTWKGSDHQASLEPNELAELVKAIRTVEKAMGSPVKQLLPCEIACNEKLGKSVVAKVAIPEGAILTLDMLTVKVGEPKGFPPECIFDLVGQKVKKNIEEDETITEQVVENHVKKVKC from the exons ATGCCTCGCGAGTTCGAGCTGTGCCCTGGGCGGCGTGTCGGCGGCGACCAGCCCTGCTTCATCATCGCCGAGATCGGGCAAAACCACCAGGGCGACCTGGACATCGCCAAGCGTATGATCCGCATGGTCAAG CTTGTCTTGCAGGACTGTGGAGCAGACTGTGCTAAGTTCCAGAAGAGTGAACTGGAGTACAAATTCAACAAGAAAGCCTTAGAGAGGCCCTATACCTCTAAACACTCCTGGGGAAAGACTTATGGGGAACACAAGCGCCACTTGGAGTTCAGTCATGACCAATATAGAGAGCTAAAGAAGTATGCAGAGGAGATTGgcattttcttcacagcttCCGGCATGGATGAG ATGGCTGTGGAATTTCTACATGAACTGGATGTTCCATTTTTCAAAGTAGGATCAGGAGatacaaataattttccatatttGGAAAAGACTGCAAAGAAAG GTCGCCCAATGGTGATTTCCAGTGGGATGCAGTCGATGAACACAATGCATCAGGTTTATCAGATTGTGAAGCCCATAAATCCAAACTTCTGCTTCCTGCAGTGCACCAGCGCATACCCACTTCAGCCAGAGGACGTCAATCTCCGTGTCATATCG GCATATCAGTCAGCATTTCCTGATATCCCCATTGGCTATTCGGGGCATGAAACTGGCATAGCCATTTCAGTGGCAGCTGTTGCTATGGGTGCTAAAGTACTGGAACGCCACGTGACTCTCGACAAAACATGGAAAGGAAGCGACCACCAAGCATCTCTGGAGCCAAATGAACTGGCGGAGTTAGTGAAAGCCATCCGTACTGTGGAAAAAGCAATGGGTTCTCCAGTCAAACAACTCTTGCCCTGTGAAATAGCTTGCAATGAAAAG CTGGGAAAGTCGGTAGTGGCAAAAGTGGCAATTCCTGAAGGTGCAATATTGACCCTTGACATGCTGACGGTGAAGGTGGGAGAGCCGAAGGGATTTCCCCCAGAATGCATCTTTGATCTGGTGGGCcagaaggttaaaaaaaatattgaagaagATGAAACCATCACTGAGCAAGTAGTGGAAAATCATGTAAAAAAAGTGAAGTGCTAA
- the TRIM14 gene encoding LOW QUALITY PROTEIN: tripartite motif-containing protein 14 (The sequence of the model RefSeq protein was modified relative to this genomic sequence to represent the inferred CDS: substituted 2 bases at 2 genomic stop codons) produces MALCLKNLEERKEEEDGNRRSMEEAVNDVKAHADMVKXQLSEKMTDLQLLLREEESLAKNLIDEKTQQAMETHDQHLRPCQEQLAALETFTHQIRQIQQDSDPINLLEKYTEIEKEIKESRHPLEKWHPVPLSFEHLLNHYKHFIRLLQSILQKLLEDRLKEDVFSSLNPPAKKEPGTVLKTMTPIDRLLFLKYARSPTWEYDSIHPRLKLSDDCLEVSCSWRKIFYPCSPQRFDKLWQVLSRDAFLSGSHYXEVDLLRAGAGWWIGAAYPAIGRKGDSETCQLGWNRASWCLKKSDFEYWAFHKGERIPILIQDDPDCIGIFLDYESGILSFYNVSDDMAHLHTFCCKFTEPIYSALRLWEGSIRTCKLT; encoded by the exons ATGGCATTGTGTTTGAAGAATctagaagagagaaaagaggaagaagatggCAACAGAAGGAGCATGGAGGAGGCTGTAAATGATGTGAAG GCCCATGCTGATATGGTTAAATAGCAGCTGTCAGAAAAAATGACTGATCTTCAGTTACTTCTTCGGGAAGAAGAGAGTCTGGCAAAAAACTTAATTGATGAAAAGACTCAGCAAGCCATGGAAACACATGATCAGCATTTGAGGCCCTGTCAAGAACAGCTTGCAGCCCTAGAGACCTTCACACATCAGATCAGACAAATACAACAGGACAGTGATCCTATTAATTTGCTGGAG AAGTACACAGAAATTGAGAAGGAAATTAAGGAATCCAGGCACCCATTAGAAAAGTGGCATCCAGTACCTCTCTCGTTTGAACACTTACTTAACCATTATAAACACTTCATCAGACTTCTTCAGTCCATTCTACAGAAACTATTGGAAGACCGGCTTAAAGAAG ATGTTTTCAGTAGCCTTAATCCCCCTGCAAAGAAAGAGCCTGGGACAGTGCTGAAAACCATGACTCCTATTGATCGGttgcttttcttaaaat ATGCAAGATCACCAACCTGGGAATACGACAGCATTCACCCAAGACTGAAGTTGTCAGATGACTGTCTTGAAGTAAGCTGTAGctggaggaaaatattttacccCTGTAGTCCCCAGAGATTTGATAAATTATGGCAAGTGCTAAGCAGAGATGCATTCCTTTCTGGGAGCCATTACTAGGAGGTTGACCTGCTTCGGGCTGGAGCAGGATGGTGGATTGGCGCAGCCTACCCTGCCATTGGCAGGAAAGGAGACTCTGAAACCTGTCAACTGGGCTGGAATAGAGCATCTTGGTGCCTTAAGAAGTCTGATTTTGAATACTGGGCATTTCACAAGGGAGAAAGAATCCCCATCCTGATACAAGATGATCCTGATTGCATTGGCATTTTTCTAGATTATGAGTCAGGAATCCTTTCATTCTACAATGTTAGCGATGACATGGCTCATTTGCACACCTTCTGCTGCAAGTTCACAGAACCAATTTATTCAGCCCTGAGACTCTGGGAAGGGTCCATTAGAACATGCAAACTAACGTAA
- the NANS gene encoding sialic acid synthase isoform X2 — protein MPREFELCPGRRVGGDQPCFIIAEIGQNHQGDLDIAKRMIRMVKDCGADCAKFQKSELEYKFNKKALERPYTSKHSWGKTYGEHKRHLEFSHDQYRELKKYAEEIGIFFTASGMDEMAVEFLHELDVPFFKVGSGDTNNFPYLEKTAKKGRPMVISSGMQSMNTMHQVYQIVKPINPNFCFLQCTSAYPLQPEDVNLRVISAYQSAFPDIPIGYSGHETGIAISVAAVAMGAKVLERHVTLDKTWKGSDHQASLEPNELAELVKAIRTVEKAMGSPVKQLLPCEIACNEKLGKSVVAKVAIPEGAILTLDMLTVKVGEPKGFPPECIFDLVGQKVKKNIEEDETITEQVVENHVKKVKC, from the exons ATGCCTCGCGAGTTCGAGCTGTGCCCTGGGCGGCGTGTCGGCGGCGACCAGCCCTGCTTCATCATCGCCGAGATCGGGCAAAACCACCAGGGCGACCTGGACATCGCCAAGCGTATGATCCGCATGGTCAAG GACTGTGGAGCAGACTGTGCTAAGTTCCAGAAGAGTGAACTGGAGTACAAATTCAACAAGAAAGCCTTAGAGAGGCCCTATACCTCTAAACACTCCTGGGGAAAGACTTATGGGGAACACAAGCGCCACTTGGAGTTCAGTCATGACCAATATAGAGAGCTAAAGAAGTATGCAGAGGAGATTGgcattttcttcacagcttCCGGCATGGATGAG ATGGCTGTGGAATTTCTACATGAACTGGATGTTCCATTTTTCAAAGTAGGATCAGGAGatacaaataattttccatatttGGAAAAGACTGCAAAGAAAG GTCGCCCAATGGTGATTTCCAGTGGGATGCAGTCGATGAACACAATGCATCAGGTTTATCAGATTGTGAAGCCCATAAATCCAAACTTCTGCTTCCTGCAGTGCACCAGCGCATACCCACTTCAGCCAGAGGACGTCAATCTCCGTGTCATATCG GCATATCAGTCAGCATTTCCTGATATCCCCATTGGCTATTCGGGGCATGAAACTGGCATAGCCATTTCAGTGGCAGCTGTTGCTATGGGTGCTAAAGTACTGGAACGCCACGTGACTCTCGACAAAACATGGAAAGGAAGCGACCACCAAGCATCTCTGGAGCCAAATGAACTGGCGGAGTTAGTGAAAGCCATCCGTACTGTGGAAAAAGCAATGGGTTCTCCAGTCAAACAACTCTTGCCCTGTGAAATAGCTTGCAATGAAAAG CTGGGAAAGTCGGTAGTGGCAAAAGTGGCAATTCCTGAAGGTGCAATATTGACCCTTGACATGCTGACGGTGAAGGTGGGAGAGCCGAAGGGATTTCCCCCAGAATGCATCTTTGATCTGGTGGGCcagaaggttaaaaaaaatattgaagaagATGAAACCATCACTGAGCAAGTAGTGGAAAATCATGTAAAAAAAGTGAAGTGCTAA